The Daucus carota subsp. sativus chromosome 2, DH1 v3.0, whole genome shotgun sequence genome includes a window with the following:
- the LOC108206137 gene encoding probable methyltransferase PMT1, with translation MLDLRRENYWNLLSPKISTDTIRNVMDMKANMGSFGAALKNKDVWVMNIISEEGPNTLKLVYDRGLIGSIHNWCEAYSTYPRTYDLLHAGTVFSDIEKKGCSGEDLLIEMDRILRPTGFINIRDKQHVIDFVKKYLTALHWEAVTAADTSTEVDQDGDDIVFIVQKKLWLTTESLRTTE, from the coding sequence ATGTTAGACTTAAGGAGGGAGAATTACTGGAATCTATTGAGTCCAAAGATTTCAACCGACACAATTCGGAATGTGATGGACATGAAGGCAAACATGGGTTCATTCGGAGCTGCTTTGAAGAACAAGGATGTGTGGGTGATGAATATCATCTCTGAAGAGGGACCAAACACTCTTAAGTTGGTCTATGACAGAGGCCTGATCGGCTCAATTCATAATTGGTGTGAAGCCTACTCAACATACCCCAGAACTTATGACCTTCTCCATGCCGGGACTGTGTTTTCGGACATTGAGAAGAAAGGCTGTAGTGGTGAAGATCTTCTAATTGAGATGGATCGCATCCTCAGGCCAACTGGTTTTATAAATATCAGGGATAAACAGCATGTTATTGATTTTGTTAAGAAGTATCTAACAGCATTGCACTGGGAAGCAGTGACAGCTGCAGATACCTCTACAGAGGTGGACCAAGACGGAGATGACATTGTATTTATTGTCCAGAAGAAATTGTGGCTCACAACCGAGAGCCTTCGAACTACAGAGTAA
- the LOC108207402 gene encoding two-component response regulator 24 encodes MAKKIESSKKKRLSALVVDDSRVCRMIHDAYLTRNDFETYTVENGREAVDLIRSGEQFDVIFMDLVMPVMNGFEATRELRAMGVTTMIVGIDCPIDLRDDPIQAGVDRVYEKPLTEEIIISVRQALQSNYNI; translated from the exons ATGGCTAAGAAGATTGAAAGCTCCAAGAAAAAGAGACTATCTGCGCTGGTAGTTGATGATAGTCGTGTCTGCAGGATGATTCATGATGCATACCTTACGAGGAATGATTTTGAAACTTATACTGTTGAAAACGGTAGGGAAGCGGTTGATCTTATTCGTTCTGGGGAACAGTTTGATGTCATTTTCATGGATTTGGTGATGCCGGTTATGAACGGTTTCGAG GCTACTAGAGAATTGCGAGCAATGGGAGTGACAACCATGATTGTTGGAATAGATTGTCCAATTGATCTCAGGGATGATCCTATACAAGCTGGTGTGGATCGTGTTTATGAGAAGCCCCTAACAGAGGAGATCATCATATCTGTTCGTCAAGCCCTTCAAAGCAACTACAATATCTAG